From a region of the Hymenobacter jejuensis genome:
- a CDS encoding nuclear transport factor 2 family protein, with product MKKLLLFAALLVLGFSALAQTKKDMAAVKEVEALERQRFEAQVKKNYAFLQNAFSDDLVYTHSDGHQNNKTEYIQSIRDGKSQYGKIDVEALNVRSYNDGQTAVVNGLITITNTVDGQPSASHLKYVVVQIKDPKKGWQVVLWQSQKQQPAKS from the coding sequence ATGAAAAAGCTCCTGTTGTTCGCTGCGCTGCTCGTGCTGGGTTTCAGTGCACTGGCCCAAACCAAGAAAGACATGGCTGCGGTTAAAGAAGTAGAAGCACTTGAGCGTCAGCGTTTTGAGGCACAGGTCAAGAAGAATTATGCCTTCCTGCAAAATGCCTTCAGCGACGATCTGGTGTATACGCACTCCGATGGGCATCAAAACAACAAGACGGAGTACATCCAGTCGATCCGCGACGGCAAAAGCCAGTATGGCAAGATCGATGTGGAAGCCCTGAACGTGCGCAGCTACAACGACGGCCAAACGGCCGTGGTCAACGGCCTGATCACCATCACCAACACCGTGGACGGCCAACCCAGCGCATCCCATCTGAAGTACGTGGTGGTGCAAATCAAAGACCCCAAAAAGGGGTGGCAAGTAGTGCTCTGGCAATCGCAGAAGCAACAGCCAGCCAAATCGTAG